In the genome of Aspergillus luchuensis IFO 4308 DNA, chromosome 2, nearly complete sequence, one region contains:
- a CDS encoding uncharacterized protein (COG:S;~EggNog:ENOG410PPBN), whose product MANTVAGSQPNHGRRLSITTLGLSGSPTQTSPFGPRHIRHGSISSSVGSNSANPEEAVVEDNENGPPNATPSSPFTRRLSFGAQALRDARGGSIGNGEGFNWSEALRTRAERAPSLGVVSPNSPQNQHAVNMGNQNHHQRAASIASMEQPAREMPKQPKQNKPDFFQEKILRGDFMD is encoded by the exons ATGGCCAATACGGTCGCTGGCAGTCAGCCGAATCATGGACGACGACTGTCGATAACCACATTGGGACTCTCTGGCTCCCCAACCCAAACTTCTCCCTTTGGGCCTCGACACATCCGTCATGGAAGTATCTCTAGTTCCGTGGGATCCAATTCGGCAAACCCAGAGGAAGCCGTTGTGGAAGACAACGAAAATGGACCTCCCAATGCCACCCCTAGCTCTCCTTTCACTCGACGTCTCTCCTTTGGTGCGCAGGCATTGCGTGATGCCCGTGGAGGAAGCATTGGTAATG GCGAAGGCTTCAACTGGTCTGAGGCCTTGCGGACTCGGGCCGAGCGAGCGCCGTCTTTGGGCGTTGTATCGCCTAATTCACCTCAAAACCAGCATGCAGTCAATATGGGCAACCAGAATCACCATCAGAGGGCTGCTTCGATTGCCTCAATGGAGCAGCCAGCTCGAGAGATGCCAAAACAGCCCAAGCAAAATAAGCCTGATTTCTTTCAGGAAAAGATCCTTCGGGGTGATTTCATGGACTGA